One Chlorobaculum limnaeum genomic window carries:
- a CDS encoding restriction endonuclease subunit S: MDTSRMPVNWCNTTFGEICYIQNGYAFKSKDFQSEGVPIVRQSNLTGKDVDLQNAVCVPNQFLEECDRFIVRKGDILIGMSGSIGEPSVYKYDKPALQNQRTGLLRPQGDIDVSFIKFFLANAHGILLEKSKGMAIQNISAIDIQSISILLPPLNEQKRIVDKIEMLFSDLDKGEALLKQVQQQLGVYRQSVLKAAVTGELTREWREQNEHRLESGEALLRRILELRRKNWNGRGKYQEPTIIDTSALPQIPDTWVWVSIESLACDEKNAIKAGPFGSALKKEFYVGSGYKIYGQEQVISGDSQYGDYYINEEKYELLKSCAVKPFDVLISLVGTIGKVMVLPEKIEPGIINPRLIKISFDLSIYDPKFFKMYFESAFLKSMYHLDAHGATMDILNLSIIKNLPFVLCSSIEQKEIISKVDDIFSQIDALEKWCATELARSGMLRQSILKAAFSGELVPQDPRDEPASELLARIQAERASAARDGNAPKTAGRRGRKATT; encoded by the coding sequence ATGGATACAAGTAGAATGCCGGTTAATTGGTGCAATACTACGTTCGGTGAAATATGCTATATCCAGAATGGATATGCATTTAAAAGCAAAGATTTTCAGTCAGAAGGTGTTCCGATTGTGAGACAAAGTAATTTAACAGGGAAGGATGTTGATTTGCAAAATGCGGTTTGTGTTCCCAATCAATTTCTTGAGGAGTGCGACCGATTTATTGTTAGAAAAGGTGATATATTAATTGGTATGTCAGGTTCTATTGGAGAGCCTTCTGTGTATAAGTATGATAAGCCTGCCCTGCAAAATCAACGCACAGGTTTACTTCGACCTCAGGGAGATATTGATGTTAGTTTTATAAAATTTTTCTTGGCAAACGCTCATGGTATTTTACTTGAGAAGTCAAAGGGTATGGCTATACAGAATATTAGTGCAATAGATATACAATCGATTTCTATTTTACTGCCTCCACTCAACGAGCAAAAGCGGATTGTGGATAAAATCGAGATGCTGTTCAGCGATCTCGATAAAGGCGAAGCGCTGCTGAAGCAGGTTCAGCAACAGCTTGGCGTCTATCGCCAATCTGTTTTAAAAGCTGCTGTTACCGGTGAATTGACCAGAGAGTGGCGTGAGCAGAACGAGCATCGGCTTGAATCTGGCGAGGCGCTTTTGCGGCGGATTCTTGAGTTGCGACGAAAGAACTGGAATGGGCGTGGAAAATATCAGGAGCCGACAATTATAGATACATCAGCTCTCCCGCAAATTCCTGATACTTGGGTATGGGTATCAATTGAAAGTTTAGCTTGTGATGAGAAAAATGCAATTAAAGCGGGGCCATTTGGTAGTGCTCTGAAAAAAGAGTTTTATGTGGGTTCTGGTTATAAAATATATGGTCAAGAGCAGGTTATATCTGGGGATTCACAATATGGAGATTATTATATAAATGAGGAAAAATATGAGTTATTAAAAAGCTGTGCAGTTAAGCCTTTTGATGTTCTTATAAGTCTCGTCGGGACAATTGGAAAAGTTATGGTTTTGCCTGAAAAAATTGAGCCAGGAATAATAAATCCTCGATTGATTAAAATATCATTTGATTTGAGTATTTATGATCCGAAGTTCTTCAAAATGTACTTTGAGAGCGCTTTCCTAAAGTCAATGTATCACCTTGATGCTCATGGTGCAACAATGGATATTTTGAATCTTTCCATTATTAAAAATCTGCCGTTTGTTCTTTGTTCGTCTATCGAACAAAAAGAAATCATATCAAAAGTTGACGATATTTTCTCGCAAATCGATGCGCTTGAGAAGTGGTGCGCTACGGAGTTGGCGCGGAGCGGGATGCTGCGGCAGTCGATTCTGAAGGCGGCGTTTTCCGGCGAGCTGGTGCCGCAAGACCCGCGTGACGAACCAGCCAGCGAGCTTCTGGCGCGGATTCAGGCCGAACGGGCATCGGCGGCGCGGGATGGGAACGCGCCGAAAACCGCCGGAAGGCGCGGGCGTAAGGCAACGACTTGA